The following proteins are encoded in a genomic region of Verrucomicrobiia bacterium:
- a CDS encoding DUF1963 domain-containing protein, with amino-acid sequence MANKTEWPKLPKLPKDVLSRLAKCLALVPDRKLKAVDAPCVMGGKAPLPVGMDWPSRDGELLTYVGRINTTVAHSLLDEVPDVGWLLFFHEPEDDRLQTIVVAKSLGELKGPPKGSKYLTVDMRCGPDDGKVSESVACHLVPAWSYAYDPSADWDEEVKDAMDELMPEKAIGQLLGHAYFEEESSCRRAFGVAKYHASGRSDVSLTEEKLLEKRKQVQEIPPPTAHTFACPKLGNRLKSLVDELMVLEADWKQRAKKEGKSWSGKLSTACKVLAEYQAETIKKMAQGAALELGPMIEAFKTWDTAFYVMENAQDEKRLNYLFEWSKELRAKQAQVGNLADENEEERLKKEERDEARKMKEKNGGYFNQEYEDWLEHTRSRLSVPISNRLFEASQRGKNVLETVEWSMKELERIGDRLGGSEVSLVLVNVMNLLNYHTSQTQSAKGGMSAKEIDAALAGMREKRTVIKGEPVNVSKKWRLLLSFNSELDYCWSDSGSLRYFIEEAKLAKEEFDRVVSDIESG; translated from the coding sequence ATGGCGAATAAAACTGAATGGCCGAAGTTACCGAAGTTGCCCAAGGACGTTTTATCCCGATTGGCGAAATGTCTGGCGTTGGTGCCGGATCGGAAGTTGAAGGCCGTTGATGCGCCATGTGTGATGGGCGGGAAGGCGCCTTTACCAGTGGGGATGGATTGGCCGTCGCGAGATGGAGAGTTGTTAACCTATGTTGGTCGCATCAATACCACAGTAGCGCACAGTCTGCTGGATGAAGTGCCTGATGTGGGGTGGCTGCTTTTCTTTCATGAGCCGGAGGATGATCGGTTGCAGACTATTGTGGTGGCGAAATCATTGGGCGAGCTCAAAGGACCGCCCAAGGGTAGCAAATATCTGACGGTGGATATGCGGTGTGGGCCGGATGATGGAAAGGTGTCGGAATCGGTAGCATGTCATTTGGTTCCAGCGTGGTCGTATGCTTATGATCCAAGCGCAGATTGGGATGAGGAAGTAAAAGATGCGATGGATGAATTGATGCCGGAGAAAGCCATAGGGCAATTGTTAGGTCACGCGTATTTTGAAGAGGAGTCTTCCTGCCGACGTGCTTTTGGAGTGGCGAAATACCATGCGTCTGGAAGATCCGATGTGTCGCTTACCGAAGAAAAATTGTTGGAGAAGCGCAAGCAGGTCCAAGAAATTCCACCACCTACTGCTCACACGTTTGCGTGTCCTAAGCTGGGTAACCGTTTGAAATCCTTGGTGGATGAGCTCATGGTTTTGGAGGCGGACTGGAAGCAACGGGCCAAAAAGGAAGGTAAGAGCTGGTCGGGCAAGCTGAGCACGGCGTGCAAGGTGCTGGCGGAATATCAGGCTGAAACCATCAAAAAGATGGCGCAAGGAGCGGCGCTGGAGCTGGGACCGATGATTGAAGCTTTTAAGACATGGGACACGGCTTTCTACGTCATGGAAAATGCGCAGGATGAGAAGCGTCTCAATTATCTTTTCGAATGGTCCAAGGAGTTGAGAGCGAAGCAGGCACAGGTGGGGAATCTTGCTGATGAGAATGAAGAGGAACGGCTGAAGAAGGAGGAGCGAGACGAAGCCCGGAAAATGAAGGAGAAGAATGGTGGCTATTTCAATCAGGAGTATGAAGATTGGTTGGAGCACACGCGCAGCAGGTTGTCCGTGCCCATTTCCAATCGATTGTTCGAGGCCAGCCAACGTGGTAAGAACGTTTTAGAGACTGTGGAGTGGTCGATGAAAGAGCTGGAGAGGATTGGGGACCGGCTCGGAGGCTCCGAGGTGTCACTAGTGCTGGTGAATGTGATGAATTTGTTGAACTATCACACCTCTCAAACACAAAGTGCCAAGGGTGGTATGTCGGCAAAAGAGATAGACGCAGCTCTGGCGGGGATGAGGGAAAAGCGCACGGTGATCAAGGGCGAGCCCGTCAATGTAAGCAAGAAGTGGAGGTTGTTGCTGTCGTTCAATTCTGAGCTGGATTATTGCTGGAGCGATTCGGGATCACTCCGGTATTTCATTGAGGAGGCGAAGTTGGCGAAAGAAGAGTTCGACCGGGTGGTGAGCGATATTGAATCAGGATAG